The following proteins come from a genomic window of Nostoc sp. TCL26-01:
- a CDS encoding DUF6334 family protein, which yields METEEFPIGESLIAVSIVEDQEFSGDELCIDQVELFFPDTKITLLPIADTDEIEILQQAETNTDAVDTPLWCQSLISKKLMMVWICDNNQGYQDQVIFAFDSLHPSITFISEGSVLKVFRSQQISKYRNNKSVQASKNYVAQAALNELEDVAFKTSI from the coding sequence ATGGAAACTGAAGAATTTCCTATTGGAGAGTCACTGATAGCAGTATCAATTGTTGAAGATCAAGAGTTTAGTGGTGATGAACTGTGTATTGATCAAGTTGAACTATTTTTTCCAGATACAAAAATCACGCTGCTACCAATTGCTGATACTGATGAGATAGAGATATTACAACAAGCTGAAACTAATACTGATGCAGTAGATACTCCCTTATGGTGTCAGTCTTTAATTAGTAAAAAACTAATGATGGTATGGATTTGTGATAACAATCAAGGTTATCAAGATCAGGTGATTTTTGCCTTTGATTCTCTACATCCCAGTATTACATTTATCTCAGAAGGTTCAGTCTTAAAAGTATTTCGTTCTCAGCAAATATCTAAATATAGAAACAATAAATCTGTACAAGCATCAAAAAACTATGTAGCACAAGCAGCATTGAATGAATTAGAAGATGTAGCTTTTAAGACAAGCATCTGA